Proteins encoded together in one Urocitellus parryii isolate mUroPar1 chromosome 3, mUroPar1.hap1, whole genome shotgun sequence window:
- the S1pr5 gene encoding sphingosine 1-phosphate receptor 5, translating to MESGLLRPAPVSEVIVLHYNYTGKLRGARYQPGAGLRADAVVCLAVCAFIVLENLAVLFVLGRHPRFHAPMFLLLGSLTLSDMLAGAAYAINILLSGPLTLRLSPALWFAREGGVFVALAASVLSLLAIALERHLTMARRGPAPAASRGRTLAMAIAAWSVSLLLGLLPALGWNCLGRLEACSTVLPLYAKAYVLFCVLAFVGILAAICALYTRIYCQVRANARRLRARPGASKGTSTCSRRTPRSLALLRTLSVVLLAFVVCWGPLFLLLLLDVACPARACPVLLQADPFLGLAMANSLLNPIIYTLTNRDLRHALLRLVCCGRRPCSRGPSSVQLSESAPGASGGLRRCLPQDLDPSSSRSERSSPQRDGLDSSGSTGSPNAPTAPRTLVPEPVAD from the coding sequence ATGGAGTCAGGGCTGCTGCGACCAGCGCCGGTGAGCGAGGTCATTGTCCTGCATTACAATTACACCGGCAAGCTACGCGGAGCGCGCTACCAGCCCGGCGCAGGATTGCGTGCAGACGCAGTGGTGTGCCTGGCGGTATGCGCATTTATCGTGCTGGAGAACTTGGCGGTGTTGTTCGTGCTCGGGCGCCATCCGCGCTTCCATGCGCCCATGTTCCTGCTCCTGGGCAGCCTCACACTGTCTGACATGCTGGCAGGTGCTGCCTACGCCATTAACATCCTACTGTCCGGGCCACTCACGCTTCGATTGTCACCTGCGCTCTGGTTCGCTCGTGAAGGAGGCGTCTTTGTGGCGCTTGCCGCGTCGGTGCTGAGCCTCCTGGCCATTGCACTCGAGCGCCATCTCACCATGGCGCGCCGGGGACCCGCGCCCGCTGCCAGTCGAGGGCGCACACTGGCGATGGCCATCGCAGCTTGGAGCGTATCGCTGCTCCTCGGGTTACTGCCCGCGCTCGGCTGGAACTGTCTGGGTCGCCTGGAGGCTTGCTCCACTGTCCTGCCGCTCTACGCCAAGGCATACGTGCTCTTCTGCGTCCTCGCCTTCGTGGGCATCCTGGCGGCCATCTGTGCACTCTATACGCGCATCTACTGCCAGGTACGAGCCAATGCACGGCGACTGCGAGCACGACCAGGGGCTAGCAAAGGCACCTCCACCTGCTCGCGCCGCACACCACGATCTCTGGCGCTGCTGCGCACACTCAGCGTGGTACTCCTGGCCTTCGTGGTGTGTTGGGGCCCTCTCTTTCTGCTGCTGTTACTAGACGTGGCATGCCCCGCCCGCGCCTGTCCTGTGCTCCTGCAGGCCGACCCCTTCCTGGGCCTGGCCATGGCCAACTCGCTTCTGAACCCCATCATCTACACGCTCACCAACCGTGACCTGCGCCATGCGCTCCTGCGCCTTGTCTGCTGCGGCCGCCGTCCCTGCAGCCGAGGCCCGAGCAGTGTCCAGTTATCTGAAAGCGCTCCTGGGGCTTCAGGCGGCCTGCGCCGCTGTCTACCCCAGGACTTGGACCCCAGCTCCAGCCGCTCTGAGCGCTCATCGCCCCAGAGAGATGGACTGGACTCCAGCGGCTCCACCGGCAGCCCCAATGCGCCCACAGCTCCTCGGACCCTGGTACCCGAACCGGTAGCAGATTGA